One part of the Synechococcales cyanobacterium T60_A2020_003 genome encodes these proteins:
- a CDS encoding ABC transporter ATP-binding protein, whose product MPQAVVEDQLAVDTNSDFDVELRRVTKVFQGETAVRGINLGIRRGEFFSILGPSGCGKTTTLRLIAGFEDPTAGEVLIRGQSMIRVPAYRRPVNTVFQSYALFGHMTVWDNVAFGLRIRKLSKAEVRSRVDEALQLVKMTAYAQRFPRQLSGGQQQRVALARALVNRPAVVLLDEPLGALDLKLRKEMQVELSNLHQELGVTFVMVTHDQEEALSLSDRIAVMNEGLIEQIGSPSEIYEYPQTPFVADFIGDTNLFQGQVAHADSSTLKITTDRGLNIYARPSEVWNGASPSSVFVSIRPEKIHVSLDAPESGMNCFEGRLKNVMYLGTHVHYLIELLSGDRLMVMQPNRLESLPESHTPIHVYWSANDCLALTA is encoded by the coding sequence TGCGTGGCATCAATTTGGGCATTCGCCGGGGAGAATTTTTTAGCATTTTGGGGCCATCCGGGTGCGGCAAAACCACAACCCTTCGCCTCATTGCTGGGTTTGAAGATCCGACGGCGGGGGAAGTTCTGATTCGTGGACAGTCAATGATACGAGTTCCGGCTTACCGTCGCCCGGTTAATACTGTTTTTCAAAGCTATGCCCTCTTCGGACACATGACCGTTTGGGACAATGTTGCCTTTGGCCTTCGCATCCGCAAGTTGAGCAAAGCAGAGGTGCGATCGCGCGTTGATGAAGCCCTGCAACTGGTCAAAATGACGGCCTACGCTCAACGGTTTCCCCGCCAACTCTCAGGAGGCCAGCAGCAGCGGGTGGCGTTGGCGCGGGCGTTGGTGAATCGTCCAGCCGTTGTGCTGCTTGACGAGCCGCTAGGAGCCTTGGATCTCAAATTACGGAAAGAGATGCAGGTGGAGCTATCCAATCTGCACCAGGAGTTAGGCGTCACGTTTGTGATGGTGACCCATGATCAGGAAGAAGCGCTTAGCTTGTCGGATCGCATCGCCGTCATGAACGAAGGACTCATTGAACAAATTGGGTCGCCTAGTGAAATCTACGAGTATCCTCAAACCCCCTTTGTGGCGGATTTTATTGGGGATACCAACCTATTCCAAGGGCAGGTTGCCCACGCCGACTCATCCACCCTGAAAATTACGACCGATCGCGGTCTAAATATTTACGCCCGTCCGTCAGAGGTCTGGAATGGAGCCTCCCCAAGTTCGGTTTTTGTAAGTATTCGGCCTGAGAAAATTCACGTTAGTCTAGACGCACCGGAATCCGGGATGAACTGTTTTGAAGGACGCTTAAAAAACGTCATGTACTTGGGAACCCATGTGCATTATTTGATTGAGCTGCTATCAGGCGATCGCCTCATGGTGATGCAGCCGAATCGCCTGGAAAGTTTGCCTGAATCTCATACGCCTATTCATGTTTACTGGTCGGCCAATGACTGTTTGGCATTGACGGCCTAG
- a CDS encoding spermidine/putrescine ABC transporter substrate-binding protein, whose translation MKRRTSESSFQRSPLGYSATTRRRFLQTSAAVVSGLALANCNRGLADVQSGSGESPTPSSSSGTLHVYTWADYTDDELAATFKERTGIDVIIDVYDSNEIMLAKLQAGGGAAYSVIYPSDYMVAQMIEEGLLTELDHTKIKGLSELYPNWENPPYDPGNVHSVPYSWGTTGILYNQDLVGAEIKDWEDLWTNLDVLERRITLLDDVREVMGAALKSLGYSYNASDPAQIEAAYQRLVELKPAISSFKTFGWEDQILSDDLFAVMSYSVDAISATLEDPNLNYVIPASGSSVWTDTMVIPKSAPNPEAAYAWINLMLEPEIVAGVVERLSFATPLKPAFALLSKELQENPDLFPPEEILAKCEGIAPLDDETTKLYDRFWTQLTSA comes from the coding sequence ATGAAGAGACGTACCTCTGAATCGAGTTTCCAGCGATCGCCCCTGGGCTATTCCGCTACAACGCGCCGACGTTTTCTGCAAACCTCGGCAGCAGTCGTATCAGGTTTAGCATTGGCCAACTGCAATCGTGGTCTTGCTGATGTGCAGTCTGGAAGCGGCGAATCTCCTACCCCTAGCTCCTCTTCAGGTACGCTGCATGTCTATACTTGGGCTGATTACACAGACGATGAGTTGGCTGCAACGTTTAAAGAAAGAACGGGCATCGATGTGATCATCGATGTGTATGACTCCAACGAAATCATGCTAGCCAAGCTCCAAGCTGGGGGTGGGGCGGCCTACAGCGTCATCTATCCATCGGATTACATGGTGGCGCAGATGATCGAAGAAGGCCTGCTCACTGAGCTTGATCACACGAAAATTAAAGGCTTGTCGGAACTGTATCCAAACTGGGAAAACCCTCCCTACGATCCTGGGAATGTCCACAGCGTCCCCTACAGTTGGGGAACGACAGGAATTCTGTACAACCAAGATTTAGTTGGGGCCGAGATCAAAGATTGGGAGGATTTATGGACAAACCTGGATGTGCTTGAACGCCGCATCACCCTGCTGGACGACGTGCGCGAAGTGATGGGAGCAGCTCTGAAGTCTTTAGGCTATTCCTACAATGCGTCTGATCCAGCCCAAATCGAAGCAGCCTACCAGCGGTTGGTCGAACTAAAACCTGCGATTTCATCCTTTAAAACGTTTGGTTGGGAAGATCAAATTCTGAGCGACGATCTGTTTGCGGTCATGAGCTACTCCGTCGATGCAATCTCCGCCACGTTGGAAGATCCAAATTTGAATTATGTGATTCCTGCCAGCGGTTCATCGGTTTGGACAGATACGATGGTCATTCCGAAGTCGGCTCCCAACCCAGAGGCCGCCTATGCCTGGATTAACCTGATGCTAGAGCCGGAAATCGTGGCCGGAGTGGTAGAACGGCTCTCCTTTGCAACGCCACTCAAACCCGCCTTTGCCTTACTCTCCAAAGAGCTGCAGGAGAACCCTGACCTATTCCCGCCGGAAGAGATTTTGGCGAAATGCGAAGGGATTGCTCCCCTAGATGACGAAACCACAAAGCTTTACGATCGCTTCTGGACTCAACTTACAAGCGCCTAG